In Macadamia integrifolia cultivar HAES 741 chromosome 1, SCU_Mint_v3, whole genome shotgun sequence, a single window of DNA contains:
- the LOC122082508 gene encoding MLP-like protein 28, with amino-acid sequence MGVGGKLAVEMEIKSSADEYFHAWIDHGALFSKAIPDDLHKSEVHEGDGKSLESTNSYNYVLDGDKVVSAKAKMEAIDEESKSLTLNAFDGHVGELFSKYKLHVQVFIKDGKNFVKCTIEYEKLSEEVPEPINYLEVTTKVAKGIDAHLVQS; translated from the exons ATGGGTGTTGGTGGAAAGCTTGCAGTGGAGATGGAGATCAAATCCTCTGCAGATGAGTATTTTCATGCTTGGATAGATCATGGGGCCCTATTTTCCAAGGCTATTCCTGATGATCTCCATAAGTCTGAAGTACATGAAGGGGATGGAAAGAGTTTGGAGTCCACCAATTCCTACAACTATGTCTTAG aTGGAGATAAAGTTGTCTCTGCCAAAGCCAAGATGGAAGCCATAGATGAAGAGAGCAAATCACTCACTTTGAATGCATTTGATGGACATGTTGGAGAGCTTTTCAGTAAGTACAAGCTGCATGTGCAAGTCTTTATTAAAGATGGCAAGAACTTTGTGAAATGCACCATAGAATATGAAAAGCTAAGTGAGGAGGTCCCTGAGCCAATTAACTATCTGGAGGTTACAACCAAGGTTGCTAAGGGGATTGATGCGCATCTTGTTCAATCTTAG